From Burkholderiales bacterium:
CAGCACCATGAGCTGGGTCGAGCCGTGGGTGATGATCGTCCGCGACATCGTCGCCGTGATCGCGTGATCGAGCACGTGCGGCACCGTATAGGTGCGGAAGCGGCGGTTCCGGAACACCTCGCGCACCCGGTCGAACACCACCACCGACTCGTTCACCGAGTAGCCGAGCACCGCGAGGACCGCGGCGAGCACCGGCAGCGAGAACTCCCACTGGAAGATCGCGAAGAAGCCGAGAATGATCACCACGTCGTGCAGGTTCGCGATGATCGCCGCGACACCGAACTTCCACTCGAAGCGGAACCACAGGTAGAACACGATGCCCATCGAGACGAACAGCAAGGCAAGAGCGCCGTTCTCGAGGAGCTCGCGGCCCACCTGAGGGCCGACGAACTCGACGCGCTGGAGCTTGGCGCCCGCGTCGATCTTGCTGAGCTCGGCCATCACCTGGTTGGACAGCTGCGCGCTGGTGAGGCCCTGCTTGACCGGGAGCCGCACCATCACGTCGGCGGAGCTGCCGAAGTTCTGCACGGCGGCGTCGGTGAAGCCGAGCTTGGTGATCGCCTCCCGCACATGCGGCAGGCTGGCGGCGGCCGGCGTGCAGGACGCTTTCGGGTCGGCCTGCGGCTCCTTGCAATAGCGGATCTCCATCACCGTGCCGCCGGTGAAATCGACCCCGAGGTGCAGACCGCGCACGGCGAGCGCGCCCACGGCGATCAGGAACGTGACGAGCGAGATCACGTTGAAGATCAGCGCGTGCCGCATGAACGGGATGTCGCGCTGGATGCGGAAGAATTCCATATTAAGACCCGTGAGACGTGAAATGTGAAATGTGAAGCGACGCGCGAAACGGGGTGGTCATCGGTGCGAACACGGCGAGCCCATCACGTTTCACGTTT
This genomic window contains:
- the secF gene encoding protein translocase subunit SecF yields the protein MEFFRIQRDIPFMRHALIFNVISLVTFLIAVGALAVRGLHLGVDFTGGTVMEIRYCKEPQADPKASCTPAAASLPHVREAITKLGFTDAAVQNFGSSADVMVRLPVKQGLTSAQLSNQVMAELSKIDAGAKLQRVEFVGPQVGRELLENGALALLFVSMGIVFYLWFRFEWKFGVAAIIANLHDVVIILGFFAIFQWEFSLPVLAAVLAVLGYSVNESVVVFDRVREVFRNRRFRTYTVPHVLDHAITATMSRTIITHGSTQLMVLMMLIFGGETLFYFALALTIGICFGIYSSVLVASPIVMWLGVSRDDLAQAEKKAQPEAVV